Proteins from one Pseudomonas sp. KBS0710 genomic window:
- a CDS encoding GTP-binding protein, translating into MSIALNVITGFLGSGKTTLLKRLLQGESLGDTALLINEFGDIGIDHLLVEEVAPDTVLLPSGCVCCSIRGELKDALLSLLQRRERGEIPAFKRVILETTGLADPAPILATLNNDVQLRGRFHIGLVITLVDASHAELQERLHPEWLAQVAAADRLLLSKTDLAGDSDSLRTHLQALNAGTPILNTHEIHSGDQLLLGEGLRSAEPAVEVSRWQLHRTTTATHGAAQVCCLTFEQPLDWVGFGVWLSMLLRCHGERILRVKGLLNVNASSAPIVIHGVQHCLHAPVHLPAWPGTDRQSRLVFILRGLDPALLRRSFEVFSRRFAA; encoded by the coding sequence ATGAGCATTGCCCTTAATGTCATCACCGGCTTCCTCGGCAGTGGCAAAACCACCTTGCTCAAGCGTTTGCTGCAAGGCGAAAGCCTGGGTGATACCGCCCTGTTGATCAATGAATTCGGTGATATCGGCATCGACCATCTGTTGGTGGAAGAGGTCGCGCCAGACACCGTGTTGCTGCCCAGCGGCTGCGTGTGCTGCTCGATTCGCGGCGAGTTGAAAGACGCGTTGCTCAGCCTGTTGCAGCGCCGTGAACGCGGTGAGATACCGGCGTTCAAACGTGTGATCCTCGAGACTACCGGCCTGGCCGACCCGGCGCCGATCCTCGCCACCTTGAACAACGACGTGCAACTGCGTGGGCGTTTTCATATCGGCCTGGTGATTACTTTGGTCGATGCCAGCCACGCCGAGCTGCAGGAACGCCTGCACCCGGAGTGGTTGGCCCAGGTGGCGGCGGCGGACAGGCTGCTGTTGAGCAAGACTGATCTGGCGGGCGACAGCGACTCACTGCGCACGCACTTGCAGGCGCTCAACGCTGGCACGCCGATCCTCAATACTCACGAGATCCATAGCGGCGACCAACTGCTGCTCGGCGAAGGTTTGCGCAGTGCAGAGCCGGCGGTTGAAGTCAGCCGTTGGCAGCTGCACCGCACCACTACGGCGACCCACGGTGCCGCGCAGGTCTGCTGCCTGACCTTTGAGCAGCCACTCGATTGGGTGGGCTTCGGGGTGTGGTTGTCGATGCTGTTAAGATGCCACGGCGAACGAATCCTTCGCGTCAAAGGACTGCTTAACGTGAACGCAAGCTCGGCCCCCATCGTTATTCATGGCGTGCAGCACTGCCTGCATGCCCCGGTGCATTTGCCAGCATGGCCAGGCACCGACCGCCAGTCACGCCTGGTGTTTATCCTGCGTGGCCTCGACCCGGCGCTGTTGCGACGCTCCTTTGAAGTGTTCTCACGGCGGTTTGCGGCATGA
- a CDS encoding polysaccharide deacetylase: MAKDILCAFGVDVDAVAGWLGSYGGEDSPDDISRGLFAGEIGAPRLLKLFERYGLRTTWFIPGHSMETFPEQMKAVADAGHEIGVHGYSHENPIAMTAEQEEIVLDKSIELITQVTGKRPTGYVAPWWEFSKVTNELLLKKGIKYDHSLMHNDFHPYYVRKGDSWTKIDYSQHPDTWMKPLVRGEETDLVEIPANWYLDDLPPMMFIKKAPNSHGFVNPRHLEEMWRDQFDWVYREHEHAVFTMTIHPDVSGRPQVLLMLERLIEHIQSHAGVRFVTFDEIADDFIRRQPRT; this comes from the coding sequence ATGGCTAAAGACATTCTCTGTGCATTTGGCGTTGACGTAGACGCCGTCGCCGGCTGGCTCGGTTCCTACGGCGGTGAAGACTCGCCGGACGACATCTCCCGCGGCCTGTTCGCGGGTGAAATTGGCGCGCCGCGCCTGCTCAAACTGTTCGAGCGCTACGGCCTGCGCACTACCTGGTTTATTCCCGGCCACTCGATGGAAACCTTCCCCGAGCAGATGAAGGCGGTGGCCGATGCCGGCCACGAAATCGGTGTGCACGGCTACAGCCACGAAAACCCGATTGCGATGACGGCCGAGCAGGAAGAAATCGTGCTGGATAAATCCATCGAGCTGATCACCCAGGTTACCGGCAAACGCCCGACCGGTTATGTCGCGCCCTGGTGGGAATTCAGCAAGGTCACCAATGAGCTGCTGCTGAAAAAAGGCATCAAGTACGACCACAGCCTGATGCACAACGACTTCCACCCGTACTACGTGCGCAAGGGCGACAGCTGGACCAAGATCGATTACAGCCAGCACCCGGATACCTGGATGAAACCATTGGTGCGCGGCGAAGAAACCGACCTGGTGGAAATCCCTGCCAACTGGTACCTCGACGACCTGCCGCCGATGATGTTCATCAAAAAGGCCCCCAACAGCCACGGCTTCGTCAACCCGCGTCACCTGGAAGAAATGTGGCGCGACCAGTTCGACTGGGTCTACCGCGAACACGAACACGCGGTGTTCACCATGACCATCCACCCCGACGTGTCCGGTCGCCCGCAAGTGCTGTTGATGCTCGAGCGTCTGATCGAACACATCCAGAGCCATGCCGGCGTGCGCTTCGTCACCTTCGACGAAATCGCCGACGACTTTATCCGCCGCCAACCGCGTACCTGA
- a CDS encoding PotD/PotF family extracellular solute-binding protein, producing the protein MITLRVLGTSVTLLECLRVRAEQELGIRLVYQVHDVAQAQRIAVMQPESYDLYDQWFHNVDFVWPARAIQPIDTRRIALWHEINDLPKRGRLSASDRLGSGSVPSERLFVQHDGSLGSTVTERISMLPLTHNADSFAYRPERLPDGFSHGNESWGWLLDPAWRARTALQSDAAIGALDAALAVQGAGLAQFKDIGNMSIEEIDVLADILVRKQKEGHFAAFWSDDEEAAQLMLSPSIDIQSLWSPTLMRLHRAGVKYRLAVPREGYRAWFGGLSLSRHAQGSVLDAAYAYLNWWLSGWPGAVMARQGYYIGNPARTRDHLSSAEWDYWYAGLPAREELPGSDGLPLIDIGDVRDGGSYERRMGHIAVWNSVMDEHNYLVRRWGDFMRARVMN; encoded by the coding sequence ATGATCACACTGCGTGTCCTCGGTACTTCCGTGACCTTGCTGGAATGCCTGCGCGTGCGTGCCGAGCAAGAGCTGGGCATTCGCCTGGTGTACCAGGTCCACGATGTGGCGCAGGCCCAGCGCATTGCGGTGATGCAACCCGAGAGTTACGACCTGTACGACCAGTGGTTTCACAACGTCGACTTCGTGTGGCCGGCGCGGGCGATCCAGCCCATCGACACACGGCGTATTGCGTTGTGGCATGAGATCAACGACCTGCCCAAGCGCGGCCGGCTGTCGGCCAGCGACCGCCTGGGCAGCGGCAGCGTGCCCAGTGAACGCTTGTTCGTGCAGCACGACGGCAGCCTCGGCAGCACGGTGACCGAGCGCATCAGCATGCTGCCGCTGACTCACAACGCCGACAGTTTTGCCTACCGCCCCGAGCGTTTGCCCGACGGCTTCAGCCACGGCAATGAAAGCTGGGGCTGGCTGCTCGATCCGGCCTGGCGCGCGCGTACCGCGTTGCAAAGTGATGCGGCGATCGGCGCTCTGGATGCGGCGTTGGCCGTGCAGGGCGCAGGGCTGGCGCAGTTCAAGGACATCGGCAACATGAGCATCGAAGAGATCGATGTGCTCGCCGACATCCTGGTGCGCAAGCAAAAGGAAGGGCACTTCGCCGCGTTCTGGTCCGATGATGAAGAAGCCGCGCAGTTGATGCTCAGCCCAAGCATCGATATCCAGAGCCTGTGGTCGCCGACCTTGATGCGCCTGCACCGTGCGGGTGTGAAGTACCGGCTGGCGGTGCCGCGGGAAGGCTATCGCGCCTGGTTTGGCGGCTTGTCGTTGTCACGCCATGCCCAGGGCTCGGTGCTGGATGCGGCGTATGCCTATCTCAATTGGTGGTTGTCGGGTTGGCCGGGTGCGGTGATGGCGCGCCAGGGTTACTACATCGGCAACCCGGCGCGCACCCGCGACCATTTGAGCAGCGCCGAGTGGGATTACTGGTACGCCGGCCTGCCAGCCCGCGAGGAGTTGCCAGGCAGCGATGGTTTGCCGTTGATCGACATCGGTGACGTGCGCGATGGCGGCTCCTACGAGCGACGCATGGGGCATATCGCGGTGTGGAACTCGGTGATGGATGAGCACAACTACCTGGTGCGGCGTTGGGGCGACTTTATGCGTGCTCGGGTCATGAATTAG
- a CDS encoding SDR family NAD(P)-dependent oxidoreductase, producing the protein MSQLINRRAVITGAGSGIGAAIARAYAAEGARLLLTDRNAASLAETAITCRNLGAEVIECLADVGSVEGAQASVDRCVEHFGGIDILVNNAGMLTQARCVDLSVEMWNDMLRVDLTSVFVASQRALPHMLAQRWGRIINVASQLGIKGGAELTHYAAAKAGVIGFTKSLALEVAKDNVLVNAIAPGPIETPLVGGISADWKRAKAAELPLGRFGLADEVAPTAVLLASEPGGNLFVGQTLGPNSGDVMP; encoded by the coding sequence ATGTCCCAACTCATTAACCGTCGCGCTGTGATCACCGGCGCCGGCAGCGGCATCGGTGCCGCCATCGCCCGTGCCTACGCCGCTGAAGGCGCACGCTTGCTGCTGACCGACCGCAACGCCGCGAGCCTCGCCGAAACCGCGATCACCTGCCGCAACCTCGGCGCCGAGGTGATCGAGTGCCTGGCCGATGTGGGCAGCGTCGAAGGCGCCCAGGCCAGCGTCGACCGTTGCGTCGAGCACTTCGGCGGCATCGATATTCTGGTCAACAATGCCGGCATGCTCACCCAGGCGCGCTGCGTCGACCTCTCCGTCGAGATGTGGAACGACATGCTGCGCGTCGACCTCACCAGTGTGTTCGTTGCCAGTCAGCGCGCCTTGCCGCACATGCTCGCGCAGCGTTGGGGCCGCATCATCAATGTGGCCTCGCAACTGGGCATCAAGGGCGGTGCCGAGTTGACCCACTATGCCGCGGCCAAGGCTGGAGTGATCGGCTTCACCAAATCCCTGGCGCTGGAAGTGGCCAAAGACAACGTGCTGGTCAATGCCATCGCCCCCGGCCCGATCGAGACGCCGTTGGTGGGCGGCATCAGCGCAGACTGGAAGCGCGCCAAAGCCGCCGAGTTGCCCTTGGGCCGCTTTGGCCTGGCCGATGAGGTGGCGCCGACCGCCGTACTGCTCGCCAGCGAGCCGGGTGGCAACCTGTTTGTCGGCCAGACGCTCGGCCCGAACTCCGGCGATGTCATGCCATGA
- a CDS encoding amidase has protein sequence MSDATSMAQAYASGHNDPVQALEQALVHASMAPSVFISLTAERARREAEASAARWRAGQPLSVFDGVPLAWKDLFDVAGSVTTAGAAYRREAAPALIDAPSVGLLCRAGMVSIGKTNLSELAYSGLGLNPHFGTPHNPRGSDQPRIPGGSSSGSAVAVAAGIVPIAMGTDTAGSIRIPAALNGVVGYRSSCRRYSRDGVFPLAHTLDSLGPLTRSVRDALAIDDLLNGRTQQHVARSLKGQHFVLEQGTLEDIEPAVRNNLLRAVDQLKAAGALIEVRASATFQATLNLIKQDGWLGSFEAFALHENLLDSRDAERLDPRVRRRLEAARELPASQLLHLIDARRRLQLQLVDELDGAVLITPTVAHVAPALAPLQADDDLFVKTNLATLRLTMPGSLLDMPGVSLPSGRDALGLPTGLLLSAPSGEDARLLRAALSVETTLNF, from the coding sequence ATGTCAGACGCCACCTCAATGGCCCAGGCGTACGCCAGCGGTCACAACGACCCGGTGCAGGCGCTCGAACAGGCACTCGTCCACGCGAGCATGGCGCCCAGTGTGTTTATTTCCCTGACCGCCGAGCGCGCACGCCGCGAGGCCGAAGCATCCGCTGCGCGCTGGCGTGCCGGCCAGCCTTTGAGCGTGTTCGATGGCGTGCCATTGGCCTGGAAAGATCTGTTCGACGTGGCCGGCAGCGTCACCACCGCCGGTGCCGCCTATCGCCGCGAGGCTGCACCGGCCTTGATCGATGCGCCCAGTGTCGGGCTGTTGTGCCGCGCGGGAATGGTCAGCATCGGCAAGACCAACCTCAGCGAACTGGCGTATTCCGGCCTGGGGCTGAACCCGCATTTCGGCACGCCCCATAACCCCAGAGGCAGTGATCAACCGCGCATTCCCGGCGGCTCGTCGTCGGGCTCGGCGGTCGCCGTGGCGGCGGGCATTGTACCCATCGCCATGGGCACCGACACCGCCGGCTCTATCCGCATTCCCGCAGCGCTTAATGGTGTGGTGGGCTATCGCAGCAGCTGTCGGCGCTACAGCCGCGACGGCGTATTCCCGCTGGCGCACACCCTCGACAGCCTCGGCCCGCTGACCCGCAGCGTGCGCGATGCGCTGGCCATCGACGACCTGCTCAACGGCCGCACGCAACAGCACGTCGCGCGCAGCCTCAAGGGCCAGCACTTCGTCCTTGAGCAGGGCACGTTGGAAGACATCGAACCCGCTGTGCGCAACAACCTGCTACGCGCAGTGGACCAGCTCAAGGCTGCCGGTGCGCTGATCGAGGTGCGCGCGTCAGCCACCTTCCAGGCCACCCTCAACCTGATCAAGCAGGACGGCTGGCTCGGCTCATTCGAAGCCTTCGCCCTGCACGAAAACCTGTTGGACAGCCGCGATGCCGAGCGACTTGACCCGCGTGTACGCCGCCGCCTGGAGGCCGCGCGTGAATTGCCCGCCAGCCAATTGCTGCACCTGATCGACGCGCGTCGCCGCTTGCAACTGCAACTGGTCGATGAACTCGACGGTGCCGTTCTCATTACCCCGACGGTCGCCCATGTCGCCCCGGCGCTTGCACCGCTGCAAGCCGATGACGACCTGTTCGTCAAAACCAACCTCGCCACCCTGCGCCTGACCATGCCCGGCAGTTTGCTTGACATGCCTGGCGTCAGCCTGCCCAGCGGCCGTGATGCCCTGGGTTTACCCACCGGCCTGCTGCTCAGCGCCCCGAGCGGCGAAGACGCACGCCTGCTCAGGGCCGCGCTGTCGGTCGAAACCACCCTGAATTTCTAA
- a CDS encoding SDR family NAD(P)-dependent oxidoreductase, translating into MSRKVALITGAASGIGQALAVAYARSGVAVVGGYFPADPHDPHTTVALVKEAGGECLMLPLDVGNSASVDALAEAAVQHFGRLDYAVANAGLLRRAPLLEMTDELWNEMLNVDLTGVMRTFRAASRHMKEGGALVAISSIAGGVYGWQEHSHYAAAKAGVPGLCRSLAVELAALGIRCNAVIPGLIETPQSLDAKNSLGPEGLAKAARAIPLGRVGRADEVASLVQFLTSEASSYLTGQSIVIDGGLTVRWPD; encoded by the coding sequence ATGAGCCGTAAAGTTGCCTTGATTACCGGTGCCGCCAGCGGCATCGGCCAAGCCCTTGCTGTGGCGTATGCGCGCAGTGGCGTGGCGGTGGTCGGCGGGTACTTCCCGGCCGATCCCCATGACCCGCATACCACCGTGGCCCTGGTGAAAGAAGCCGGCGGCGAATGCCTGATGCTGCCACTGGACGTGGGTAATAGCGCCTCGGTAGACGCCCTGGCCGAGGCCGCCGTGCAGCACTTCGGCCGCCTCGATTATGCCGTGGCCAACGCCGGTTTGCTGCGCCGCGCGCCGTTGCTGGAGATGACCGATGAGCTGTGGAACGAGATGCTCAATGTCGACCTCACGGGGGTGATGCGCACCTTCCGCGCCGCAAGCCGGCACATGAAAGAGGGCGGCGCGCTGGTGGCGATTTCATCGATTGCCGGCGGGGTGTATGGCTGGCAGGAACACAGCCATTACGCAGCAGCAAAAGCCGGTGTGCCGGGGTTGTGCCGTTCGCTGGCGGTGGAGTTGGCGGCGCTGGGGATTCGTTGCAATGCGGTGATACCGGGGTTGATCGAGACGCCGCAGTCGTTGGATGCGAAGAACTCTTTGGGGCCGGAAGGCTTGGCCAAGGCCGCGCGGGCGATTCCGTTGGGCCGGGTAGGGCGGGCGGATGAGGTGGCGTCGCTGGTGCAGTTTTTGACCAGTGAGGCGTCGAGTTACTTGACTGGCCAAAGCATCGTTATCGACGGTGGCTTGACTGTGCGCTGGCCCGATTGA
- a CDS encoding MFS transporter: protein MSIYNKLDLTGWKPRQLTSQEVRFATWIAFFAWVFAVYDFILFGTLLPEIGRHFGWGEVEQAEIATWVAVGTAVVAFAIGPVVDKLGRRKGIIFTVAGSALCSALTAIGGAWGKSPLILIRSLGGLGYAEETVNATYLSELYGASEDPRLTKRRGFIYSLVQGGWPVGALIAAGLTALLLPIIGWQGCFIFAAIPAIVIAIMARKLKESPQFQIHQRISELRKSGAVKEAQNVAVTYGVDYDEHSKAGLKAAFRGPARRATLVIGAALLLNWAAIQVFSVLGTSVIVSVHHISFENSLIILVLSNLVGYCGYLTHGWMGDKIGRRNVIGLGWMLGGLAFAGMLFGPSNMPMVVGLYSLGLFFLIGPYSAALFFISESFPTSIRATGGAIIHAMGPIGAVVAGFGATQVLSAGSDWQTAALWFGALPCFLSGALMFAARHVRPETVQ from the coding sequence ATGTCCATCTACAACAAGCTTGACCTGACTGGCTGGAAACCCCGGCAACTGACGTCCCAGGAGGTGCGCTTTGCTACCTGGATCGCGTTTTTCGCCTGGGTGTTTGCGGTGTATGACTTCATCCTGTTCGGCACTTTGCTGCCGGAGATCGGCCGGCACTTTGGCTGGGGTGAAGTGGAGCAAGCTGAAATCGCAACGTGGGTGGCGGTGGGTACGGCGGTCGTCGCCTTTGCGATTGGCCCGGTTGTCGACAAGTTGGGCCGGCGCAAAGGCATTATTTTTACCGTGGCCGGTTCCGCGCTTTGCTCGGCACTTACCGCGATTGGCGGCGCGTGGGGCAAGTCGCCGCTGATTCTGATTCGTTCTTTGGGTGGCCTGGGCTATGCCGAGGAAACCGTCAACGCCACCTACCTGAGCGAGTTGTATGGCGCCTCCGAAGACCCGCGACTGACCAAGCGCCGTGGGTTTATCTACAGCCTGGTGCAGGGCGGCTGGCCGGTGGGTGCGTTGATCGCCGCCGGGTTGACTGCGCTGTTGCTGCCGATTATCGGCTGGCAGGGTTGCTTCATCTTTGCAGCGATCCCGGCCATCGTGATCGCGATCATGGCGCGCAAGCTCAAGGAGAGCCCGCAGTTCCAGATCCATCAGCGCATCAGTGAGCTGCGTAAAAGCGGCGCGGTGAAAGAAGCGCAAAACGTCGCCGTGACTTACGGCGTCGACTACGACGAACACAGCAAGGCTGGCCTTAAAGCCGCCTTCCGTGGCCCGGCCCGGCGCGCCACGCTGGTGATCGGCGCCGCGCTGTTGCTCAACTGGGCGGCCATCCAGGTGTTCAGCGTGCTCGGCACCTCGGTGATCGTCAGCGTGCACCATATTTCGTTCGAGAATTCACTGATCATCCTCGTGCTCTCCAACCTGGTGGGCTACTGCGGTTACCTGACCCACGGCTGGATGGGCGACAAGATCGGCCGCCGCAATGTCATCGGCCTGGGCTGGATGCTCGGCGGCCTGGCGTTTGCGGGGATGCTGTTCGGCCCGAGCAATATGCCGATGGTGGTGGGGCTGTACAGCCTGGGCCTGTTCTTCCTGATCGGGCCGTATTCGGCGGCGTTGTTCTTTATCAGCGAGAGCTTCCCGACCAGCATCCGTGCCACCGGCGGCGCGATCATCCATGCCATGGGGCCGATTGGTGCAGTGGTCGCAGGGTTTGGCGCCACCCAGGTGTTGTCCGCCGGCAGTGACTGGCAAACCGCCGCGCTGTGGTTCGGCGCGCTGCCGTGCTTCTTGTCCGGCGCGTTGATGTTTGCCGCACGCCATGTGCGCCCGGAAACCGTTCAGTAA
- the lon gene encoding endopeptidase La: MSDQQEFPDIDLNDYADPENAEHETSSNTGLALPGQNLPDKVYIIPIHNRPFFPAQVLPVIVNEEPWAETLELVSKSDHHSLALFFMDTPPEDPRHFDTSSLPLYGTLVKVHHASRENGKLQFVAQGLTRVRIKTWLKHHRPPYLVEVEYPHQPTEPTDEVKAYGMALINAIKELLPLNPLYSEELKNYLNRFSPNDPSPLTDFAAALTSATGNELQEVLDCVPMLKRMEKVLPMLRKEVEVARLQKEISAEVNRKIGEHQREFFLKEQLKVIQQELGLTKDDRSADVEQFEQRLVGKVLPSQAQKRISEEMNKLSILETGSPEYAVTRNYLDWATAVPWGVYGEDKLDLKHARKVLDKHHAGLDDIKSRILEFLAVGAYKGEVAGSIVLLVGPPGVGKTSVGKSIAESLGRPFYRFSVGGMRDEAEIKGHRRTYIGALPGKLVQALKDVEVMNPVIMLDEIDKMGQSFQGDPASALLETLDPEQNVEFLDHYLDLRLDLSKVLFVCTANTLDSIPGPLLDRMEVIRLSGYITEEKVAIAKRHLWPKQLEKAGVAKTSLSISDGALRALIDGYAREAGVRQLEKQLGKLVRKAVVKLLDEPDSVIKIGNKDLESSLGMPVFRNEQVLSGTGVITGLAWTSMGGATLPIEATRIHTLNRGFKLTGQLGEVMKESAEIAYSYISSNLKSFGGDPKFFDEAFVHLHVPEGATPKDGPSAGVTMASALLSLARNQPPKKGVAMTGELTLTGHVLPIGGVREKVIAARRQKIHELILPEPNRGSFEELPEYLKEGMTVHFAKRFADVAKVLF; encoded by the coding sequence ATGAGCGACCAGCAAGAATTCCCGGACATCGACCTGAACGATTACGCCGACCCCGAAAACGCTGAACACGAAACCTCGTCCAACACCGGCCTGGCCCTGCCTGGGCAAAACCTGCCGGACAAGGTTTACATCATCCCGATCCACAACCGGCCGTTTTTCCCGGCGCAGGTGTTGCCGGTCATCGTCAATGAAGAGCCGTGGGCCGAGACGCTGGAGTTGGTGAGCAAGTCCGACCATCACTCGCTTGCGCTGTTTTTCATGGACACGCCACCCGAAGACCCGCGCCACTTCGACACGTCCAGCCTGCCGCTGTACGGCACACTGGTGAAGGTGCACCACGCCAGCCGCGAAAACGGCAAGCTGCAATTCGTCGCCCAGGGCCTGACCCGCGTGCGTATCAAGACCTGGCTCAAGCACCATCGCCCGCCATACCTGGTGGAAGTCGAATACCCGCACCAGCCCACCGAGCCGACCGATGAGGTCAAGGCCTACGGCATGGCGCTGATCAACGCGATCAAAGAACTGCTGCCGCTCAACCCGCTGTACAGCGAAGAGTTGAAGAACTACCTCAACCGCTTCAGCCCCAACGACCCGTCGCCGCTCACCGACTTTGCCGCCGCGCTGACCTCGGCCACCGGTAATGAGTTGCAGGAAGTGCTGGACTGCGTACCCATGCTCAAGCGCATGGAAAAAGTGCTGCCGATGCTGCGCAAGGAAGTTGAAGTTGCGCGCCTGCAAAAAGAGATTTCCGCCGAGGTGAACCGCAAAATCGGTGAGCATCAGCGCGAGTTCTTCCTCAAGGAACAACTCAAGGTCATCCAGCAAGAGCTGGGCTTGACCAAGGATGACCGCAGCGCCGATGTCGAACAGTTCGAACAACGGCTGGTGGGCAAAGTGCTGCCGAGCCAGGCGCAAAAGCGCATCAGCGAAGAAATGAACAAGTTGTCGATCCTGGAAACCGGTTCGCCGGAATACGCGGTCACGCGCAACTATCTGGACTGGGCCACTGCCGTGCCATGGGGCGTGTATGGCGAGGACAAACTCGACCTCAAACACGCGCGCAAGGTGCTGGATAAGCACCATGCCGGCCTGGACGATATCAAGAGCCGTATCCTCGAGTTCCTGGCGGTGGGTGCCTATAAAGGTGAGGTCGCCGGCTCCATCGTATTGCTGGTGGGCCCGCCGGGCGTGGGCAAAACCAGTGTGGGTAAATCCATCGCCGAGTCTCTGGGGCGGCCGTTCTACCGTTTCAGCGTCGGCGGCATGCGCGACGAGGCCGAGATCAAGGGGCATCGCCGCACCTACATCGGCGCCCTGCCGGGCAAGCTGGTGCAGGCGCTTAAAGATGTGGAAGTGATGAACCCGGTGATCATGCTCGACGAGATCGACAAGATGGGCCAGAGCTTCCAGGGCGACCCGGCGTCGGCGCTGCTGGAAACCCTGGACCCGGAGCAGAACGTCGAATTCCTCGACCATTACCTGGACCTGCGCCTGGACCTGTCCAAAGTGCTGTTCGTGTGTACCGCCAACACCCTGGATTCGATCCCCGGCCCGTTGCTGGACCGTATGGAAGTGATTCGCCTGTCGGGCTATATCACCGAAGAAAAAGTCGCCATCGCCAAACGGCACCTGTGGCCCAAGCAGCTGGAAAAAGCCGGCGTGGCGAAAACCAGCCTGAGCATCAGCGACGGCGCCCTGCGCGCGTTGATCGACGGTTATGCGCGAGAAGCCGGGGTGCGCCAGTTGGAGAAACAGCTGGGCAAACTGGTGCGCAAGGCGGTGGTCAAGTTGCTGGATGAGCCGGACTCGGTGATCAAGATTGGCAACAAGGACCTGGAAAGCTCATTGGGCATGCCGGTGTTCCGTAACGAGCAAGTGCTGTCCGGCACCGGTGTGATCACTGGCCTGGCCTGGACCAGCATGGGCGGCGCGACCTTGCCGATTGAGGCGACGCGCATCCACACGCTCAATCGTGGCTTCAAACTCACCGGGCAGTTGGGTGAGGTGATGAAAGAGTCCGCCGAGATTGCCTACAGCTACATCAGCTCGAACCTGAAGTCGTTTGGCGGGGATCCGAAGTTCTTCGATGAAGCCTTCGTGCACCTGCACGTACCGGAAGGCGCCACACCCAAAGACGGCCCGAGCGCGGGTGTCACCATGGCCAGTGCGCTGCTGTCGCTGGCGCGCAACCAGCCGCCGAAAAAAGGCGTGGCCATGACCGGCGAGCTGACGCTGACTGGGCATGTGCTGCCGATTGGCGGGGTGCGCGAGAAGGTGATTGCGGCGCGGCGTCAGAAGATTCATGAGCTGATTTTGCCGGAGCCGAACCGTGGCAGCTTTGAAGAATTGCCCGAATACCTGAAGGAAGGCATGACGGTGCACTTTGCCAAGCGTTTTGCGGATGTGGCGAAGGTGCTCTTCTGA
- a CDS encoding GntR family transcriptional regulator produces the protein MKAVSASASRYAMIHQLLRDAIVNGTARHGLVLLEAPLAELFGTSRVPVRKALDLLHDEGLICRFNGRGYLINPKGLAMEPLRLPLSHAHLGLDGEAELVDTRPLGERIVEEIGAALSTCIAFGHYRLDEQAAAEHYSVSRAVVREALMRLRDRGLVEKEPYSQWLAGPLTAREVTEDYELRACLEPEALRQSAPNLDREMLEAMLQRVLDAQQSPHCSLEAIEQIEEDLHQRCLAGLQNRKIAALIRQGQSPMIISRIFYRLLGIGADPAMLAEHRLILELLLHGAFDAAALNLREHLQRARQRMLQRLKVLSVLPEQPLPAYLHKIS, from the coding sequence ATGAAAGCAGTGTCCGCCTCGGCCTCCCGTTACGCGATGATTCACCAGCTGTTGCGTGATGCGATCGTTAACGGCACTGCGCGCCACGGGTTGGTGTTGCTGGAAGCGCCGCTGGCCGAGCTGTTCGGCACCAGCCGCGTGCCGGTACGCAAGGCATTGGACCTGCTGCATGACGAGGGCCTGATCTGCCGCTTCAATGGCCGGGGTTACTTGATCAACCCCAAAGGCCTGGCCATGGAGCCGCTGCGCTTGCCCCTGAGCCATGCGCACCTGGGCCTTGATGGCGAGGCTGAGTTGGTGGATACGCGGCCGCTGGGTGAGCGGATCGTCGAGGAAATCGGCGCGGCGCTGTCGACGTGCATCGCTTTTGGTCACTACCGCCTGGATGAGCAAGCCGCCGCCGAACACTACAGCGTCAGCCGCGCCGTGGTGCGTGAAGCGCTGATGCGCCTGCGCGACCGTGGCCTGGTGGAAAAAGAACCCTACTCCCAGTGGCTGGCCGGGCCGTTGACCGCGCGGGAAGTCACCGAAGACTACGAACTGCGCGCCTGCCTGGAACCCGAAGCACTGCGCCAGAGCGCGCCAAACCTGGACCGCGAGATGCTCGAAGCGATGTTGCAGCGCGTGCTGGACGCCCAGCAAAGCCCGCACTGCAGCCTGGAAGCCATTGAGCAGATCGAAGAAGACTTGCACCAGCGCTGCCTGGCCGGCCTGCAAAACCGCAAGATCGCCGCGCTGATTCGCCAGGGCCAGAGCCCGATGATCATCAGCCGGATTTTTTACCGTTTACTGGGAATTGGCGCAGATCCCGCCATGCTCGCCGAACATCGCCTGATTCTTGAATTGCTGCTGCACGGAGCATTTGATGCGGCAGCGCTGAATTTGCGTGAGCATTTGCAGCGGGCGCGCCAGCGAATGCTGCAGCGCCTGAAAGTGCTGTCGGTGTTACCGGAGCAGCCGCTGCCGGCCTACCTGCACAAAATCAGCTGA